A portion of the Pseudarthrobacter sp. L1SW genome contains these proteins:
- a CDS encoding prealbumin-like fold domain-containing protein, protein MVVDTGDIKDWANIGISCEVPVAGCGLDKATGQTDDSFGTGTKEDTAVPSVVDGSIPNNKSDLTRFYAKFVEESNGKTYAYLAWERVQEPSGTTNMDFEFNQSSVLSSNGVTPVRTAGDVLIKYDLSQGGVTPVLGFHRWITTGARTLCEAANATPCWSKVQPLAGNFEGSINTVVVTDPIAPNAPRDLSVRTFGEAAINLTDAKIVGTDPCLPFSSAYLKSRSSDSFTAALKDFIAPISVATSKCADINILKTDDDSPASALAGAVFTLYNDAAPVGGTFDPATDTAVTPATTCTTGADGKCSFSQVLQGNYWVVETTTPTGHDTAAPQAVTVVGGTNVSLTFVNPRDFKIIVLVCKEADNSLYSSQVTVDGVNKDSLATAPSGTTAAQLCSLGGAAYDDKSYGAHPANVDIPQ, encoded by the coding sequence TTGGTCGTCGACACAGGCGACATCAAAGACTGGGCGAACATCGGCATCAGCTGTGAAGTTCCCGTCGCGGGATGCGGGCTTGATAAAGCCACCGGCCAGACGGACGATTCATTCGGAACAGGTACAAAGGAAGATACCGCAGTACCGTCCGTCGTCGACGGTTCCATCCCAAACAACAAGAGTGACCTGACACGCTTCTATGCCAAGTTCGTGGAGGAATCGAACGGCAAGACGTACGCCTACCTTGCCTGGGAGCGCGTCCAGGAACCAAGCGGCACTACCAACATGGACTTCGAATTCAACCAGTCGTCCGTGCTGTCCTCCAACGGTGTGACCCCCGTCCGTACGGCGGGCGATGTCCTGATTAAGTACGATCTCTCCCAAGGCGGCGTAACCCCGGTTCTTGGATTCCACCGGTGGATCACCACTGGTGCCCGGACGCTCTGCGAGGCAGCCAACGCGACCCCCTGCTGGAGCAAAGTCCAGCCATTGGCCGGCAACTTCGAAGGCTCAATCAACACCGTTGTGGTGACGGACCCCATTGCACCCAACGCTCCAAGAGATCTGAGTGTCCGGACCTTCGGCGAAGCAGCCATCAACCTGACCGATGCCAAGATCGTCGGCACGGACCCCTGCCTGCCGTTCAGCAGTGCGTACTTGAAGAGCCGCTCCTCAGATTCATTTACGGCGGCCTTGAAGGACTTCATCGCACCGATTTCCGTCGCCACATCGAAGTGTGCAGACATCAACATCCTCAAGACTGACGACGACTCGCCTGCCTCCGCCCTGGCGGGTGCCGTCTTCACCCTGTACAACGATGCCGCACCGGTAGGCGGAACCTTTGATCCGGCCACAGACACCGCGGTGACTCCGGCGACCACGTGCACCACCGGAGCCGACGGCAAGTGCTCGTTCAGCCAGGTTCTCCAAGGCAATTACTGGGTGGTTGAGACCACCACTCCGACGGGACACGACACGGCAGCGCCCCAAGCAGTGACCGTCGTGGGAGGCACCAACGTCAGTCTGACTTTCGTGAATCCCCGGGATTTCAAGATCATCGTGCTGGTGTGCAAAGAGGCTGACAACTCGCTGTACTCGAGCCAAGTCACGGTTGATGGCGTCAACAAGGACTCGCTGGCCACGGCTCCCTCCGGTACCACGGCCGCCCAGCTTTGCAGCCTGGGCGGCGCTGCGTATGACGACAAGAGCTACGGCGCTCACCCCGCGAATGTGGACATCCCGCAGTAG
- a CDS encoding response regulator transcription factor has protein sequence MNKNGPEAKLLVVDDEPNIRELLSTSLRFAGFEVVSAANGRDALAAAETHAPDLAVLDVMLPDMDGFTVTRRLRASGKHFPVLFLTAKDDTEDKVTGLTVGGDDYVTKPFSLDEVVARIRAVLRRTQPLLDDDAVIRVDDLELDDDAHEVRRGGTVIELSPTEFKLLRYLMLNPNRVLSKSQILDHVWEYNFNGDASIVESYISYLRRKVDIDPDAPALIQTKRGVGYVLRTAEKR, from the coding sequence ATGAACAAGAACGGTCCCGAGGCAAAGCTCCTTGTTGTTGACGATGAACCCAACATCCGGGAGCTGCTCTCCACATCGCTGCGTTTCGCCGGCTTTGAGGTCGTCTCGGCAGCGAACGGCCGCGACGCCCTCGCGGCGGCCGAAACCCATGCCCCGGACCTGGCCGTGCTGGATGTCATGCTTCCGGACATGGACGGCTTCACCGTCACCCGCCGCCTCCGGGCCTCGGGCAAGCACTTCCCGGTACTGTTCCTGACCGCGAAGGACGATACCGAGGACAAGGTCACAGGTCTCACCGTCGGCGGAGATGACTACGTCACCAAGCCGTTCAGCCTTGACGAGGTGGTGGCCCGGATCCGCGCCGTCCTGCGCCGGACGCAGCCGCTGCTGGATGACGACGCCGTCATCCGCGTCGACGACCTGGAGCTCGACGACGACGCGCACGAAGTGCGCCGCGGCGGCACGGTGATCGAGCTCTCCCCCACCGAGTTCAAGCTCCTCCGTTACCTCATGCTCAACCCCAACCGGGTGCTGTCCAAGTCCCAGATCCTGGACCATGTGTGGGAGTACAACTTCAATGGTGATGCCTCCATCGTCGAGTCGTACATCTCCTACCTGCGCCGGAAGGTGGACATCGACCCCGACGCTCCCGCCCTGATCCAAACCAAGCGCGGCGTGGGTTACGTGCTTCGGACGGCCGAAAAGCGCTGA